CATTGAATGCCAGGCACAGGCCCGCACTTGGTAAACGGTCTCGGTCTCGGGCACGACCCGGCAACGTAAACGTCAGGACTAACCTTTGCCCGATGTCCTTCAAAGGCGCCGTCGCTGTGAAAGCAACAGCTGTGCGCGCTCTCCTTGTATGCTCATGCTCGTGTCTTGGTCCGTGTCCATGTCGACGTCCTTCCAATGAGCTTCTCGAAAGCGGTGTGAACTTCCAATTTTCGAGTTCGTTGGTAGAAAGCTTCGTTATCAAAGCTTTCGTATTAGAGATTGTCACTGTTTGTATGGCGAGGGTTGATTTACAataattcttttaaataaaatttgggTCCCTTTCAACTAGAAGTAAAGGAATGAGAGAGAGCAAGGCAGTAGACTGATACTGAACAGAATAAagagtttaataaataatcatcAGTAGTTCTAtagaaattaaagaaaaagcatatatagtacatatgtatatgtattcaCTGATTAAATATTAACGACCAGTAAAAACGGCAAATGCTGGGAGAAACCGTTTATCATAGTTAGACCTACAAGTTCAAGTGCATCTAATTAACGTTTCAATGAACACAACTTTTGCAAAGCTAACGTGCCCTacatcaaaacaaaaatgaacaatattttccatttttgtcATCAAATAATACCTCATGGTTTCATCTAACCGACAAGTTAATAAAACCATAACTTATTTGCGCTCATCGAATAATCGAACAGAACAAAGTTCAAACTTACAAAAAGTTTAGAACGGTAATTTATCATAAAAACTAAGTAAAAAGAACATTTGATCTGTGTTACGAAGAAGGGTTGCTCTAACTTTGTGCCTACAGGTagtgtatgtaacaggtagaaggaacTGTTTCCGACCCCATTAAGTTTATagattcttgatcagcgtcaatagcCGTGGTGATACAGCCATATATGACCATTTGTAAGTTCGTATATAACATCGGACCTCAGGAACTCTAAGAGATAGATCAATAGTTTTTCTCCGATAGCACTGAGTACTTTTTTTGAACGCAGATCAAATTCATTCAGCCCTTAAAACTTGCTTACGATAACATTAATAGTATAATAGGGAAACTTCACTACATACTTTACGTTTAAAATAgtaatttaaaactttttatacccgctacccatagggcaAAAGAATATTATAGTATAACAATTAAGCATAagcaattgttatttttgcacgcagatcaattttttttttttcaaattgttgcatgcaaagaaagaaaatccAATAGCCAGAGAAATTTTGAAGATAAAATCGATTTTTGACGCATACAATAATActtacagtatttatgattcctgatgCGATCAGAGATCGCAGTCACATCTTTCAAGTACTTGTTGTTAGTATAAATACAGTTAAAGAcaagaatatttcaatgaaaGCCGTTTTATcagcaaaatataccaataaaactaaaatatatcataagtTGTTTTTCGTATATCATAGAATACAAAACATgcttgtcagccaaagcaaattctACTTTATGGAGgaaatgtaaatatgtaatagGCAGAatgaggcatctccgaccctataaagtatatatattgttgatcagcatcaacagccgagacgatctagccatgtccgtttgtctgtctgtccatataaaacactggatctcagagactataagagattgagctataatttttcgacagcatttgttatgtttgcacgcagatcaagtttgttttaaaatgttgccacacccacttccgccctcgaaaatcaacaaaaatcgaataacaagcgtaattttaaagctagagctgcaaattttggtatatacaataataaaataaaaaaagttatgATTCccaaaaatttggttgcgatcagattattgaagttattaaagaaatacttttgtatgggcaaaaacgcctacttactaggggtctagttgctttggttgactatggtatattttaaatgtggtactatatcgcggtacaaatagtatatttggtatatttttagtatttttggtataattattcaaaatgggtagcgggtatctcactgtCAAGCAccctcgactgtagctttttgacttgtttttttatttgaagaCTGCAAATAGGTGATAATTTGTCAATGCCAGTAAAATCGAATtggcataaatataaaattattcttaTCTGAGCATTACGttcataataaaattagttaCTGATCTTAAttgtttatacatatgtattattaatGGAGTAATAAATAAAGGTAAATGCCGCTAAATTCCAGTTcataatatgtacatatgtacaaaatCAACGCAGGCTCAGCTGGgtatatttctttgtttataTTCAGCAAACTTAGTTTTATTGTAATAGtacaaattatgaattatgttTAAAAGCATTGAAATACCgaactaaaatatattcttaaactTTGTCTGCAATTAAATACCTCATCAAAAAAACTTAAGAAACtttaaactaataaaattGAGTAAAGTTATTGTCATAAAAACATCGAagagttatttttaataagtatACTAATGCATACGCTTAATTTAAGGAGTACGTCAGTCGTCAAACTCAAATAAAGGCTTTCCATTGGCATCCCAGCTGTTCTTGCATTTCTTGAAGGCACACACCAAATACAGAGCTACAACATAAGAGGAATTAAAGCGAGTTTAAGAGTCGCATTTGGTCACTTGACTTACTTGTTGCTTCCCATTCGGATTTGGACAATGTGCCAACAGCTCGTCCACGTTGTGTGCCAACAGTTTTCCGCACATGAGCGAATTGCTCATCGTTGCCACAACGTTGCGGTTGCACAGACTCCAGTCCGGACATTCGCTGGAGAAGGTGGCGCCCTTGAGGTAATGTCTCCTTATAGTATTCAGCAAACGTGCTGCGTCTGATAAGTTGAAGTCCGTACTTACGGCCGAGCTTTACCAACGTGGGAAAGTGTACAAGAAATTCAGGACAGTCAACAACGCCCTCCAAATGGAATTGGTACTTGGCCCCAAACAAGGGCAGCTCATTCGCATTACCCTCAAATTCTATGCTATAGACATCGTTCCCAAAGCTTCGGGCATCAGGACCTGCTGCCTTCAATCTTCTAATAATCTCATAAGCATCCGGCATGGTTGCTATAAAGTAACCTCCAGGTTGCAGACATTCGGCAGCGTTGCGCATCATGCAATCAGCCTGCACCAGAGACTCAAAGCAGTAGTGGAAAGCAAACTGACACGACACCAAATTCAACTGCAGAGAAGCATCCTTATAACGCTCACGCAGCCTGACCATCGTTGAGTCACAGGCGAAAAACTCTGCTGTGAATTTGTTGCCAAACTTGGATTTATCGGCACGTTGCGCTATATCCTGATAACGACGCTTGCACTGCTCCACAGATACTTCGGCAATGTctgtgcaaattaaatgtgaaatcGCCG
This DNA window, taken from Drosophila nasuta strain 15112-1781.00 chromosome 2L, ASM2355853v1, whole genome shotgun sequence, encodes the following:
- the LOC132799050 gene encoding mRNA cap guanine-N7 methyltransferase; this encodes MSVNYGQNAADNEFLEAHQAVQLSDDGASDDDNEATDTNLPASTSINDEEEASGAANTHVVAHHYNELKEAGRKERHKSKIYFMRNFNNWIKSQLINEYMALIKQQKRIGDALRVLDMCCGKGGDLLKWDKAAISHLICTDIAEVSVEQCKRRYQDIAQRADKSKFGNKFTAEFFACDSTMVRLRERYKDASLQLNLVSCQFAFHYCFESLVQADCMMRNAAECLQPGGYFIATMPDAYEIIRRLKAAGPDARSFGNDVYSIEFEGNANELPLFGAKYQFHLEGVVDCPEFLVHFPTLVKLGRKYGLQLIRRSTFAEYYKETLPQGRHLLQRMSGLESVQPQRCGNDEQFAHVRKTVGTQRGRAVGTLSKSEWEATTLYLVCAFKKCKNSWDANGKPLFEFDD